CGCTGGCGCAAATCTCCACCAAACTCGGGGACGTCCCGGCCAATTTGGAGAAGCACTTGGTCTGCATCCGCCAAGCCCGCAAGGCTGGCGCCCAACTGGTCGTCTTCCCGGAACTGTCCCTCACCGGTTACGCCTTGCAGGATCTCGCCTCGGCGGTCGCCTGCCGGCCGACGGAGGAGGATCCGGTGTTCCGGCGCCTGCTTAGGGCTAGCCTGGTGCTCGACATCGCCGTGGGATTCGTCGAAGAGGACGTCCGCAACCGCTTTTTCATCTCCTCGGCTTACCTCTCGCACGGTGAGATTGTCCACATCCACCGCAAGGTGTACCTGCCGACGTATGGAATGTTCGATGAAATGCGGTTTTTCGCGCTCGGCGACGGGGTGCAAGCCTTCACCACGAACTTCGGCCGGATGGGGATGCTCATCTGCGAGGACTTCTGGCACGCCTCGCCGCCCTACCTGCTTTGGCTCGACGGCGCGGACCTCTTTCTGTTCATGTCCTCCTCGCCGGGACGCGGCCTGCACCCGAATCCGGAGTTGGAAACGGCGCGTTGGGTGGAGCGCGTCATCCGCGGATACGCCAACACGTTCACCGCGTTCGTCGCCCATACCAACAAAGTGGGCTTCGAGGACGGGTTGAACTTTTGGGGCGGTGCGATGGTGTTCGATCCCAACGGGCGGCAGATCGCCAAGGGACCGTACCACGAGGAAGCCTTGACTCTGGCGGAACTCGACTTGAACCAATTGCACCGCACCCGCGCGCGCCTGCCGCTTCTGCGCGACGAGCGCACGGCGCTGATGCAGCGCGAGTTGCAGCGGATCTTGGTGGAAAGCGGCCGCACGTCCAATCTGCGATGACGAGGAAGCCGATGGTCAACGTCTCCGAACTCCTGGCGATCAACACCGAGCTGGCGCGCAAGATCCTGACCTCCTTCCTGCAGGAGGAGATCACACGCACCGGGATAAAACACGCGGTGGTAGGCGTATCCGGCGGTCTGGATTCGTCACTAGCGTGCTTCCTGGCGGCGGAGGCGCTCGGGCCGGAGAACGTGCTGGCTCTGCGCATGCCCTACAAGCAATCCGCCGCGGATTCCCTCCAGCACGCCCAGAGGGTGATCGAAATCTCCCGCGTCAAGTCGCTGACGGTCGACATCACCCCGATGGTCGAGCCGCTCTTCGAGCATTTTCCCAAAATGGACGCCCGCCGGAAAGGAAACGTCATGGCCCGCGAGCGGATGATCGTGCTCTACGATCAATCCGCCGAGTTCGACGCCCTGGTGGTGGGAACCGGCAACAAAACCGAGATCCTGCTCGGCTACACCACGGTCTACGGCGATTCCGCCTGCGCCCTCAATCCGCTTGGCGACCTCTATAAAACCCAGGTGCGCCAACTGGCCCGCGCGATGGGCGTGCCGGAGGATATCCTGGCCAAGCCGCCGACCGCCGACCTGTGGGCCGGGCAGACGGACGAGGGCGAGCTGGGATTCACCTACGAGGAAGCGGACAAACTGCTTTACCTCCTGGTCGACGAACGCTACAGCCCGGAAGAATGCGTGGAAGCCGGCTTCAAGAAGGCCTTCGTCGAACGCGTGGTGGATACGGTGCGCCGCAACCAATTCAAGCGCGTCCTGCCGCCGATCGCCAAACTCAGCCACCGCACCGTGGGCTATGATTTCCTCTACCTGCGGGATTGGGGCACCTGATCCCCGAAAATCACTTTCATGGCTGCCTGAAAAACGGTCCGCCCTTTATTATTTCCGGTACTTATCGAGTCGTCATGCCAATCGTGATTGACATCCCCGGAATACAAGGGGGGGGCGGCTGACCATCCAAGAGCATCCGGATCTCCCATGGACGATCTTTCTGCGAAAAATCCCTCCCTCGGCGGAGAAAAGGAATC
This portion of the Anaerolineales bacterium genome encodes:
- a CDS encoding NAD+ synthase, with product MVNVSELLAINTELARKILTSFLQEEITRTGIKHAVVGVSGGLDSSLACFLAAEALGPENVLALRMPYKQSAADSLQHAQRVIEISRVKSLTVDITPMVEPLFEHFPKMDARRKGNVMARERMIVLYDQSAEFDALVVGTGNKTEILLGYTTVYGDSACALNPLGDLYKTQVRQLARAMGVPEDILAKPPTADLWAGQTDEGELGFTYEEADKLLYLLVDERYSPEECVEAGFKKAFVERVVDTVRRNQFKRVLPPIAKLSHRTVGYDFLYLRDWGT